The sequence AACCAGATGCGcgtgcagaacgtgtggcaaaacatggccgagaaacaacgcgCGTACCcatgaaactcacagatgaaagcgtataaaacttaaaattacacGGAGAAAGGTTAAAAATTTGAGGAAACGGAAATATTAGAATATTtcgaaggtctaagcaaggaaaacagaaagcattacgagtcgaaacttacgctaagcactggagGAAAACTTCCCGACCCGTTTCTGCTTGCTGGAGCTCAGGGGACAAGTGACGTCACGAAGCTGGAGGGACGTGACTGAACACCTCACAGACACACCAAGAAAATTTACCAAAGAACCAATGAAGGCACACACACAAGTCTTTAGAGGCAcacgattactttgttggtggacatgtccaagactgcttttaccatcccttatcgaaggaaaacaagttttgcttcatcaaatcaaagataAGCCCCCGTAGTTTAATTATTTGTAATTgttttgtattcaacaaaagttgaactGTTATATGAGATCAagactggagtcaaattatgaccccaaacatcatgacacaagaaggCTGATGGATTCGTTGccaaacttgaggaaggctaggcattaacaactcacaccttggtttggcagttgctctactaggagtCTCACATTTAGAGTTGTTACGCATGTTCAATCGCAACACTTATTTGTGGTAAGAAACGGACGCACACCGGATATGAGGTGTTCTCCGCAAATCCTCGCGTTGGATATTTGTTCTTCCGACCACACTTCCGGTCCTCCCGACGAATCGCACGAATCCACGCcggtcttcttcgtttttcgattggagttttcccttccGGCACGCGATAAAAACGCAGACGCTTGTTTTTACCGTCTTTACGATTTGACCACCCGACAGCGCAACGACTGTGAGGcgtttcgtttcgttttaaaCCAATTTCTCCGCGATGATCTAACGTtcacaaacacaagactcgtggcccctttttgcctcacaatctgcgcacgcacatttggcgcgtGTAAATGAGGGAACGCGTCTATACCCAGGTAGCACATCCCTACTGCCAAGCagaatcatcagaatcagaatcatctttaggggccatgtaggtttgcacaaacatggaatttgactccggttttgtggctctctcaaagcttaataactttgtggggggtgggggggatacagacctactgctccccgaattctcctaaaattgcacgtATTTGCATTTACAATGAGTTTTAGCgcaattgcacaaaaagttaCGTAAGATCTACCTaacacgaccatgagcggtcaaaatgaccgctggtaatttgcgcgtgatcgtgcgcgtcatgtcactagttatgacgtgttggtcgcatcatttccttcgtgaagttcatcgctctgtcctagaaacaccctGGCGTCctgcagtgcagagaaatagtctaaacttgatttttgattattgctaacatgtctggttacagacgccgttacagacgcaccatggctgccaccgaggcgttgcagtatttacaggcgttggacagcggccattttaaatcgtttgaaaaatagtattaaaagttgttaaaatattaattttggtgtcagttagtttcttaacagacatactaacatatgcagtgcattaatatctcaactgggtatttatcttgacaggatatagagtttaaaaaccggcggtcactttgaccgcccatggtcgttttaggtaggagtgaaatcccggtcgttctattaacatcagtggcggctggtggtgatattgggtgggtgggctaacaaatacaGCATACCCATCTATagctcacactgcagcaacagcaacataacatctgggataccaagttagagcaacgacactataCCTTGTCACAGCAAGCGCTCTACAACAACGCtagagaagtataagaatggACTGATGCCAAACAAACTCCCACACActtgactatttttctctgtacacaccAGCACATGCCATTTTTCACAAGAACAACACATgcaagaatgatggaatgatatgcTGCGTaatagaacagaatgcagaatcatgtagcctataacctcagaaaagggctcacctaaggatgcacaataaaacgtgtcccaactgaaacgactgcctATAAACACTGCAACTATTTTTATCGCAACTGTTTTGCAAGTGCAACACATTGagtcaaacatgtcccgaataaaacaatttggcAAGCTCAGCAAAAATAACGGCCATTATGGAAGAGAGACAAGCAACATGTCGACAGGAAAGCGAAACGtgtctgatggtcttttaagaggtctactggcttgggcctaccttatttgaagagaagctcaaaccgacgacctttctgggatgcagaCAGGTTCATCACCGTGTCACTGAAGTCCGGTGATTTCTGGATGAAGTCCCACTCAATAGCCAGCACAGCCAGGGCGTCCAGTCTATCCTGTCTCACAGTACTtcggaggaatgatttgatcctcttgAGTGCACTGgaacacctctctgactctgcagatgtcatgggggGTTGTGATGGCTAGTTGTGTTAACTTCAGTGTTTCAGAAAAGTGCTCTgcagattgttccctgagcaccATCACGCACCGGCCTACACACGCCACATCCGCTGCctcatcagcttgcacagccacaaatggtgcctgcgacATGTCATCAGCCaatttttgtccataaacagcaaacatacaatcaagcaactcgTTTTGGCTCGTCTTACACGTGTACTTGGTAACCtgcgtgtttgacaggtgatcggctaactggctatccaaaaaaagagaactggtcaacgaggtccagaaacacgccccgctggagtggagtcggagattcgtcggacccccgcagagctagctagctcacgtgccccacGAAAGTTAACACAGTCCACATCCGGGCTAGTGGAAGCCTGTTGTTCCTCACCAGCTCGTCGTGTGTCTGTATAGAAATGGGGTGGCCCTCGTCAGCTTGACAGGCGAtgctaactttacccagcattcCTAGCTTTACGCTATTTCCAACGTCACTTGCGCCGCATTCATGTTTCCTAATgttgtcggataaatgtttcaaatccacaattccttgttgggtccgaGCCGcgcgccccccccgccccaaaaaaaGCTAGCATGGGGAACAGAAACgcgaattcttagctacactcgccgttagccagtcctttcgttgaaaccgttggtcgtttgtccttttgtgttatttcaaCATCGTTTGGACGACGTGTCCCCAGTCTCCTCGCTTCCAATTCTTCCTACAAAGAcactgaagaaaatggatgaggaagtaaataatccacctcgttcgtgctaacgcccgcggccgccatCACCGCAGacagcctctgattggctagtactcgctgAGAGAGCGTtggcctggattccgggaagacccgcccccttCTCTATCtccgattggctaaccctatccctaaccttaaccaacctaatcgacggaggcaacgagtactagccaatcggaggcagagttctcggaaaacgggtacgaaataATTCACGCCCACAACCGCTCACTTTTCTCCCTTCCCACTCTCACGCAAGTAGCACTTCCGGtatgtacggtctgtgctgtcattggtcaagaGTCAGTCAAGGGGGGCGTGCCAACACgcctgtcactcacgtaacacgaggatgaatggaagctgatgcgaTTGTGGCTGGGCTGTATAAAATTAACCCATTTAGATGCACTTTGCGTTTTTCTTGTGCCTGTTTGGTGCCGTTGCTGCTCTCAAGTTCCACCACAATATAAAATAATCTGTTCTGAGGTTTTTTAATAAGAACTTTCTCATCTTTagtgtaaaagatagggagggcttttagccctgttagcccatttctACCAGCCGTCCCTGAATCGAATCCTTTTGACTtcgcagtcccccctcccccgccccctcccctccATCCTCTCAAAGTTTGCAAATTAACGTTTTCTAGTAGGGGGGTTATTTTAAGACCGATCGAGTCGGAGCAAATAACTATGCGTCCATCCCGAACATGTCTTCACGAAAAGTCTCCGACAAAAAAAACTGTTTTtaaatctggttgttttggggtacagtgctctgtagcgcctaccagaggggaggagttggaacaggttgtgaccagggtgtgatgggtctgcagtgagggTGCCtgtccgtttcctgactctggaggtgtacaagGCCTGGATGGAGGGCAggctggcaccaatgattttgtctgcagacctaactgtccgtggTTGACTCcccgtcctgtttggtggccgatccaaaccagacagtggtggatgtgcagaggacagactggattattgctgtGTAGAcccgaatcagcagttcctgaggtaggttgaacttcctgagctggcagagaaagtacatcctctgctgggcccttTTCATGATTGTGtccatgttggatgcccacctgaggccctgggagattgtggagcccaggaatctgtaggttttcaccgtaaaCACCGTGCTGTTCAGTAtggtgaggggtggggggggggcagtgttggggggggccTCCTCCTGGagcccactgtcatctccactgttttgagcgtgttcaggcACGGGGTTGCATTTCTCGACAGGAGGGAGTGCAAATCTTATTACCGTCAAGggcaagacagacagagccaACAGAGGTAAATACAGACAAGAGGACCTTATTCAGCCAACAATAGCCCAAAGCACACAGCAGAAACTACTGAGGAATGATTTGGGGTAAAAGGGAAGTCAATAGTGTGGAATGGCCCAGCCAAATCCCAAGCTTAAATTCTATTGACTCTCCGTGGTATGACCTGGAAATTGCCGTCTATTGACGCCGTCCATCTCATTACACGGAGTTGGAACAAATTTGCTCGAAggaaattgaaagaaaaaaaaataaattccagAACCTAATTGTGCAAAGCGCTTTGCACAGACCCCCCTCGAGAAGACTCACCGATGTATTTGCCACCGAAGGCCAATCTACAAAACATTGCCTCTGGGTATTTCTCTCATTTGTGAAAAGCAAATATCCTTGATTAaaacttcttttgttttttgctctATAAATGTATTGGATTTAATATGtccgagaagggggggggggagggggatactTCGATGCATTGAAAGTGGGAAGCGCAACAGGAACAAAACATGATAAAGTTCAGCGGTGGTAAATACTTTCTGAAGGCAAGGCCTTACGTGCATGTATCCAAAATGAAAATACAGATTTTGGACATCAATAATTTAGCGGTGTGTGTGAAATGCCTCCAAGACATACATTGCATTATTAAGGGCGAGCTGCTCGCAGTGTGAGGAACGTCGTGTAGGATTCTCATTGACGAGGCGTGGTTCCTCCAACAGAGCGAACACAGCCATGAGGGATAGAGACGTCTCCACCCTCCCTGGTAGACCAAAGCGAAGCCCGGCCTTGTGAAACAAAACCTTAAACCCAACACCGATGACAACGCAACCACATCAACTCGCCTGCTGAATGCTGCTTAATGAAAAACCAACCCCCCCCGTAGACCAGAATGTCTTGCTGCTCCTTGGAAATGGTCAATGACATTGCGGTTAATTATTGCATAATTAGTTCAATAAACAACAGAAACACCGGCTAATGAGCCCATTTATTTCAATTGTCTGCTCATTTAAAGCCCCTGTCGTGTTTCAATTCACGGTCATCTTCACATTTGAGAGAAACGGGAAAAAAAATAGCAACATCGACGCATGCCAGCttgcaggcagatagacagacacatcaACAGACAGATGAGTAGGCAGTACATACGTACTAGAGGTAACATGTACAGAAATATTAAAACAAACCTTCAATCCTAAATTAtgcaaattttttttctttttttaaatcaattttgTGCAAAATAAACAGGTCTGTTTGGATACTCTATGTAActttcattaaaaaaacaaaaacaggcagACTGCAATTTTTATCTTGCAATTTCGTTCCGAGCATGAGTCGTATGGTCATAAGGTGATTCCTAATGGTCATCCCGGAAGCTTAATCaggtcatgtggacacaacgtttagtgggagagacgtcccatcactcagctaagtgactctGTCAGTCTCCTGAGCACGCATCAAGGCTTAATGGTCATTATTAATGGATCAGCTGTAAGCCATCCATCTTGAGGACATCACGCGTTATTGTGCTGCGCCTCTCATCTCTACTGCTGGACCATATATGGGATTTACTGTGTTTCATTGAAAACCACCACAGCAAAATAATGTGAATTTGAATCTCGTTTTTCTTGTATCACAATATTTGTCCAAGCTCGCCATCTAGTGTTTGAAATGGGAAACGGTGGTAAGAGTCACATTAGGCTTGTATAGCacaagggtttttttgtttttttttgaggtgAGAAACAAATTGTTGATACTATTAAATTTATCCAGAATCAGGGGCTATAACATGTCAGTCCTGGTTCTGTACATTTGCCAATGGAAATAATCACATTTCTCTTATTTGCTGCTCATGCATTAAGCTTCCCGTCCTAACGGCCCGCATCACCTTCTTCCTGCACACATTCCACCGGATCACAAGAAAGAAATCAGTCCAATTTTCCAACATGTCTGTGACTAACAAAACTGATATTCACTGTAAAGCAGGGATCTGTGTCAGGGTCCCCAGCACCAAACTTCATATATTCATCTTCAACCGTTTATCGCCAATTTGTAAActgaaatgataaaaaaaaaaaaaaattaaagcttATTCTAGTATTTTTGAGTGTGTTTATAACCCTCTTTAAAGCCATTATCAGTGACACCCAGTGACAGCCCACACAGAACTGGGGTGGGGCGGGGGACTGAAGAATCAGCAATTGAAATCTTTCATTGATTTTGGTTTGATCCAGCATTTAACCACATAGCACGCCTTCCTTTCAAAACATAATATAGCAAAGCACAGTGACCCCTAAGATCTTTTAttttcatcatccatccattcatggagtaaaagttacagtgttgGGAGTCAAAACATGTTTAGGAATGTCGCTGCATTAAATCAGTGATAGCTCCAGAGTCATTCAACGGTAATTGTTTCCGGAGGGAGACTCGTAGCGCGGTAGCTGTTCAGAGTAGAGATCCTGACAAGGCAGAGGAAAGTTTGACAGTTCAGTATCTGTGGGGCCAGAGCTCAGCCGCACTGGACCACTGTGATTTTGATTTGGCCGCCAGCTTGTGCCTCTTCAGAAGCGCcctccccaaccccccacccacacatCCCGGCAATGCCTCTCCTTGAGACCTGACCTCTGACCCAGAGAGAAGTATCGAAGGAGGCCGTCACTCCGGTTTTGCTGCGGCGTATTGCTGAGACGAGCTGGTATGGGGTGTTGTTGTAGGGACTTCCACAAAGAGGACGCCGCCTCAGCGGTCTAACGAGCGTTTCTGGATCGCCTCGGCAACCACGGTGCGCAGCAGCGCGATGACGGCACGAGGGTCGTCGCTTCCCGTCACAGCACTGCCcgacacgatcatgttggcccctgcctggagtgaGTAAACGCACACAGGTACACTTACTTTGCTGGACTCGTACCGTTAGCTGACGACTCCAGCAGGCTAATGTGTCTGTCCTCCCCCCCCTTACCTCGGCACACTTATGAATGGTGCTCGGGCCAACTCCTCCGTCTACCTCAATGTCCAATGAAGGGAACTGACTCCGCAACCAGCTCACCTGGATCATACAAGAGACACTTAGAAAGAAGCCCGTCTCCCTAGATTTAACCGTTTTTCAAATATTATActttattcttattttattgttgttgttccaCTTCTTTTGTTGCAGTTTTCGGAGTTTGCCAAAAATCATTTTactgctcattgtacttgtacgtgaagtaactgacaaataaacctttgaatctgGAATCTGAAGTCTCAGTGAATGTTAACAGAAAATGTTCTTTTAGCGGGCGTAGGAAAAACCAAGTCGCTGTGTTTTCTAATATCTAATGCTAGTTTAATGCAGTGTGTAATCCATTTGACTGCATCAGAGCTcatcagaatatatatatatatagtttttgtcATAAGCATTAAATATATATAAGCCAGGGGCACTGATATACTTGCACAAATCTACAGTGTTACTGAGTTTAGCAGAGTTATTCTGTTTTTGGCTCTCCTAGTTATGTCAAGATGACATGGCAAATTAAAGGGCTGCTGTCTGAAACGCATGtgcaaacatgaacacacacacacacctcttcattACCTTAGGCATCATGTCCTCCATGAACTTCTGTCCTCCAAAACCAGGCTCAACGGTCATGACCAAGGCCATGTCAATCTGGTTAGCCCACGGTGCTAACATTTCAACTGTAGTATTGGGCTTTATGGCCAAGCCAACCtacaacagacacacactaaaTTAACAGCATACCTTAACGACACAATCCTGAAGGTTAACATACAAAAATAAATGTCCTCTAGGATACTTTGTATCTTGGTGTTATTAAGACAACAGCTGATCCAAAAATATGCTAAATCATGAATGCCTTTGTtgatgctcattttaatggttattgGTTGATGCAACATCCCTGGATAAAATGAGACAGCCTACAGCATTTAACATCTTCAACCAAGCAGCCAAAACTGGGGGGGCTACTGACTGGCAGGTATTAATGACCTAAAAAGAAGGTGAAGTTGCAGTGGCTAACAAGTGGATATAGGGGCATGTGTTGACACAACCTCACTGGTGACTGTTAAATTTTGCTTGCATGTCTAGGATTTGGAGTAGACAGGCACTTGTATAGCCACCAGTATCACCATAATTGAGGCTAAGTAAGTTGAACAGAAATGACAATCTTCAGCAATGTAGCTTTAAATTGTGTTGTCTTAAAAACATTGTGTTACATTTACAGGCAAAGCAAACTTCTTACTGCAAGCAAGTTAAATGATTCTCTACACTCACACTCATTGGTTCCTTCACCTCTATAGCCTCTCACACACCAAAATCCTGGTATTTTTCAGGGTCTGAAACCTGGGATCAATGATAAATGCTACAGTCCATTGAGCCCCCCTTTCATACAAACCTAGCAAATCCCTGCATTTTAGTTACATCAGACCCAACCCTATCCCAGGATCCCTTCCATAACATGACCAGCTCCTTGTTTACACTGGGCATTAAAAAATGGCAAc comes from Lampris incognitus isolate fLamInc1 chromosome 11, fLamInc1.hap2, whole genome shotgun sequence and encodes:
- the rpe gene encoding ribulose-phosphate 3-epimerase is translated as MAHCAKIGPSILSGNLACLGRECARMMECGADYLHLDVMDGHFVPNITFGHPMVESLRTSLGQDPFFDMHMMVSRPEQWVKPMAVAGANQYTFHVEATDNPGNLIKEIRESGMKVGLAIKPNTTVEMLAPWANQIDMALVMTVEPGFGGQKFMEDMMPKVSWLRSQFPSLDIEVDGGVGPSTIHKCAEAGANMIVSGSAVTGSDDPRAVIALLRTVVAEAIQKRSLDR